CGCGGCCTCGATGATGTGATCCTTCGAGTAGAAGCCCGCGAACGGCGGCACACCGATGATCGCGAGATACCCGACGCCGAAGGTGACGAACGTGATCGGCATGAGGGCGCGCAGTCCGCCGTAGCGACGCATGTCGGTCTCGTCGTTCATCCCGTGCATCACCGAACCCGCACCGAGGAACAACCCCGCCTTGAAGAACCCGTGGGTGAGGAGGTGCATGATGGCGAACGCGTAACCCGCCGGACCGAGCCCGGCGGCCAGCACCATGTACCCGATCTGGCTCATCGTCGACGCGGCGAGCGCCTTCTTGATGTCGTCCTTCGCGCAACCGATGACGGCACCGAACAACAGGGTGACCGCGCCGACGACCACAACCCCGACCTGGGCGGCGGGGGCGAGGTCGAAGATCGGGCCCGAGCGCACGATGAGGTAGACGCCTGCGGTCACCATGGTCGCGGCGTGGATCAGCGCCGACACCGGCGTCGGGCCCTCCATCGCGTCGCCCAGCCACGACTGCAGCGGCACCTGCGCCGACTTGCCGCATGCGGCGAGAAGCAGCACGAAACCCAGTGCGGTGAGTGTCGTCTCGCCTGCCTGGGAAGCACCGTCGAACACCGCGGTGAAGGCCACTGAGCCAAAGGCGGCGAACATGATCATCAGGGCGACAGCGAGCCCGATGTCGCCGACCCGGTTGACGACGAATGCCTTCTTGGCCGCGGTGGCCGCCGACGGCTTGTGCTGCCAGAAACCGATCAGCAGGTACGACGCGAGTCCGACGCCTTCCCAGCCGAGGTAGAGACCCAGGTAGTTGTCGGCCAGGACCAGGACGAGCATGGCCGCGAGAAACAGGTTGAGGTAGGCGAAGAATCGGCGACGATCCGGATCGTGCTGCATGTAGCCGATCGAATAGACGTGGATGAGCGAGCCGACGCCGGTGATCAGCAGGACGAAGCACATCGACAGCTGGTCGAGGAGAAACCCGAAGTCGACCTGGAGCTCGCCCACCGGTACCCAACTGAACAGGACGTCCGACACGACGCGGTCGTCGGCAGATCGGGACACCATGCCGATGAACATGATCAGCGCCACCGCGAACGACGCGATCGCGAGGCCCGTCCCGAGCAAATGCCCCCACCGGTCCGTGGCGCGACCACCGAGAAGGAGGATCGCCGCACCCAGAAGCGGCAGAGCCGGTATCAGCCAGAGCAATGACGCAGTGAGTTCGGCGTTCACCAATCCTCCTCTACCTCTTCAGCAGATCCGCGTCGTCGACCGACGCCGAGCGGCGTGATCGGAAGATGGTCATGATGATCGCCAGCCCGACCACCACTTCCGCCGCGGCGACGACCATGGTGAAGAACGCGATGACCTGGCCGTCGAACGACTGGTTCATCCGGGCGAAGGTGACGAAGGCGAGGTTGGCCGCATTGAGCATGAGCTCGACGCACATGAACACGACGATCGCGTTGCGTCGCAGCAGTACTCCGGCCGCGCCGATGGTGAACAGCAGCGCTGCGAGGTAGAGGTAGTTCTCCGGGTTCACCGGTCGGTCCCCGGGTCGTCGGCCGGGCGGGTGCGGAGTGTCCGCGCGGCCAGGATGGCGTTGACCGACAGGTCCGACGGCGACCCGTCGGGCAGACGGGCCGGCACGTCGACCGCGTTGTGTCGCGCGTAGACCCCGGGTGTCGGCAGCGGGGTCAGGTTGACCCCACTGCGGAACCGCGCCTGCGACAGTTCTTTCTGGGTGAGTCGTGGGCCGAAACGCTCCCGGTGCGCGAGCACCATGGCGCCGAGCGTGGCGGCGATGAGGAGGGCTCCGGTGAGCTCGAACGCCCACAGGTAGCGGACGAAGATCAGCTCGGCGATGGCCTCCACACCGGCGTCGCTCTGCGCGGCCACCACGTCGGGGTTGGTGGCACCGGTGACGACACCGACGGTGGCGCTGCCGATCCCGGCGATCAACAGGATCCCGAAGCCGACACCGAGCAACACCGCGGACAGTCGCTGGCCGCGCAGGGTCTCCCGCAGTGAGTCCGACGAGTCGACGCCGATCAGCATGATGACGAACAGGAACAGCATCATCACCGCACCGGTGTACACGACCACCTGCACCACGCCCAGGAACAGCGCCCCCTGCGCGACGTAGAAGACGGCCAGCACGATCATCGTGGTGGCCAGGAAGATCGCCGAGTAGACGGCCTTGGTGGCGAAGACGACACCCAGCGCACCGGCAACCGCGACGGCCCCGAGAACCCAGAACTGGATCGCCTCACCGGTGGAGGTTCGCACCACCTCGTCGGCGAGCCACAGGGTGCCACCGGAAGTCATGACCGCGGCTCGCGTCTGGTCGGGACAGTCGGATCGGGCAGGGCG
The genomic region above belongs to Gordonia hongkongensis and contains:
- the nuoL gene encoding NADH-quinone oxidoreductase subunit L, with product MNAELTASLLWLIPALPLLGAAILLLGGRATDRWGHLLGTGLAIASFAVALIMFIGMVSRSADDRVVSDVLFSWVPVGELQVDFGFLLDQLSMCFVLLITGVGSLIHVYSIGYMQHDPDRRRFFAYLNLFLAAMLVLVLADNYLGLYLGWEGVGLASYLLIGFWQHKPSAATAAKKAFVVNRVGDIGLAVALMIMFAAFGSVAFTAVFDGASQAGETTLTALGFVLLLAACGKSAQVPLQSWLGDAMEGPTPVSALIHAATMVTAGVYLIVRSGPIFDLAPAAQVGVVVVGAVTLLFGAVIGCAKDDIKKALAASTMSQIGYMVLAAGLGPAGYAFAIMHLLTHGFFKAGLFLGAGSVMHGMNDETDMRRYGGLRALMPITFVTFGVGYLAIIGVPPFAGFYSKDHIIEAAFGAGGAKGLILGGAALLGAGITAFYMTRVMLLTFFGEKRWHDGTHAPAPHPHESPRVMTGPMILIALGSVASGGLLAIGGSLETWLEPVVGEHTEHHLVPVWAMTAIILLVVAVGVAVAYRQYATRPVPVTAPEDVSVLTVAARRDLYGDAVNEELLMRPGQRVTAGLVAVESDGVDALTSGVGDAVTGASRRIRGWQNGYVRSYALSMFAGTTVIVALVMAVNVL
- the nuoK gene encoding NADH-quinone oxidoreductase subunit NuoK; this translates as MNPENYLYLAALLFTIGAAGVLLRRNAIVVFMCVELMLNAANLAFVTFARMNQSFDGQVIAFFTMVVAAAEVVVGLAIIMTIFRSRRSASVDDADLLKR
- a CDS encoding NADH-quinone oxidoreductase subunit J — protein: MTSGGTLWLADEVVRTSTGEAIQFWVLGAVAVAGALGVVFATKAVYSAIFLATTMIVLAVFYVAQGALFLGVVQVVVYTGAVMMLFLFVIMLIGVDSSDSLRETLRGQRLSAVLLGVGFGILLIAGIGSATVGVVTGATNPDVVAAQSDAGVEAIAELIFVRYLWAFELTGALLIAATLGAMVLAHRERFGPRLTQKELSQARFRSGVNLTPLPTPGVYARHNAVDVPARLPDGSPSDLSVNAILAARTLRTRPADDPGTDR